One Bacillus sp. FJAT-52991 genomic region harbors:
- the tsaD gene encoding tRNA (adenosine(37)-N6)-threonylcarbamoyltransferase complex transferase subunit TsaD, whose protein sequence is MKKDTYILGIETSCDETAAAIVKNGREIVANVVSSQIESHKRFGGVVPEVASRHHVEEITIVIEETLKQAEMTFKDLDAIAVTKGPGLVGSLLIGVNAAKALAFAHNLPLVGVHHIAGHIYANRIVAEMAFPLLSLVVSGGHTELVLMKEHGAFEVIGETRDDAAGEAYDKVARTLNLPYPGGPHIDRMAAEGEVSIDFPRAWLEEGSYDFSFSGLKSAVINTLHNAEQRGDELKPEDIAASFQESVIEVLVVKTMRATKEFDVKQVLLSGGVAANKGLRKVLEEQFATLPEVELIIPPLSLCTDNAAMIAAAGTVLFEQGKRDDFTMNGYPGLDIEQF, encoded by the coding sequence ATGAAAAAAGACACATATATATTAGGGATAGAAACAAGCTGTGATGAAACAGCCGCAGCTATTGTAAAAAATGGCAGAGAAATTGTCGCAAATGTTGTTTCTTCGCAAATTGAGAGTCATAAGCGCTTTGGCGGAGTGGTGCCTGAAGTCGCTTCTCGTCACCATGTAGAAGAAATAACAATTGTGATTGAAGAAACGCTGAAACAAGCAGAGATGACGTTTAAAGATTTAGATGCGATTGCTGTTACGAAAGGTCCGGGTTTAGTAGGATCTCTTTTAATAGGAGTGAATGCGGCGAAGGCTTTAGCTTTTGCTCATAACCTTCCACTTGTAGGGGTTCATCATATTGCCGGTCATATTTACGCGAATCGAATCGTTGCGGAAATGGCTTTTCCATTATTGTCTCTTGTTGTTTCTGGCGGCCATACGGAGCTTGTGTTAATGAAGGAGCATGGAGCATTTGAAGTGATTGGAGAAACGCGTGATGATGCAGCTGGTGAAGCTTACGATAAAGTGGCACGGACATTGAATCTTCCATATCCAGGAGGTCCACATATTGATCGAATGGCAGCTGAAGGAGAAGTTTCCATCGATTTTCCGAGAGCTTGGCTTGAGGAGGGCTCTTATGATTTTAGTTTTAGTGGATTAAAGTCGGCGGTGATTAATACGCTTCACAATGCAGAGCAACGCGGAGACGAGTTAAAGCCTGAAGACATTGCTGCGAGCTTCCAAGAAAGTGTTATTGAAGTGTTAGTGGTGAAAACGATGCGGGCGACAAAAGAGTTTGATGTGAAGCAAGTGCTTTTATCAGGGGGAGTGGCAGCGAATAAAGGATTAAGAAAGGTGTTAGAAGAGCAATTCGCTACTTTGCCAGAAGTTGAATTAATCATTCCTCCGCTTTCTCTTTGCACAGATAATGCCGCAATGATTGCTGCGGCTGGTACAGTTCTATTTGAGCAAGGAAAAAGAGATGACTTCACAATGAATGGTTACCCAGGATTAGATATTGAGCAATTTTAA
- the tatC gene encoding twin-arginine translocase subunit TatC, with protein sequence MSRQDMTIYEHVGELRKRLIIVVVFFFFAMILGLFSAEPIIRYLQHADEAKELTMNAFRVTDPLKIYFQMAFIIAIVITSPMILFQLWAFVSPGLLDKERKVTLSYIPVSVLLFLGGLSFSYFILFPHIIHFMMNLSGKLNIEQVIGINEYFQFLFQITIPFGFLFQLPVVTLFLTRLGIITPMFLAKIRRYAYFSLLVIAALITPPDIMSHLMVTVPLLILYEISIWISKIGYKKAIAAEIEVENLEHE encoded by the coding sequence ATGAGTCGACAAGACATGACCATATATGAACACGTTGGTGAATTGCGAAAACGGCTTATCATAGTAGTCGTTTTCTTCTTCTTTGCTATGATATTAGGTTTATTTTCTGCGGAGCCGATCATTCGTTACTTGCAGCATGCTGATGAGGCAAAAGAGCTAACAATGAATGCTTTTCGCGTCACCGATCCATTAAAGATTTATTTTCAAATGGCTTTTATTATAGCCATTGTTATCACCTCACCCATGATTCTTTTTCAGCTTTGGGCATTTGTTAGCCCAGGCTTATTGGATAAAGAGAGAAAGGTTACACTTAGTTACATTCCTGTATCGGTGTTGCTTTTTCTAGGGGGACTTTCATTTTCTTACTTTATTTTATTTCCGCATATTATTCATTTCATGATGAATTTATCAGGGAAATTAAATATTGAGCAAGTGATTGGTATTAATGAATATTTCCAATTTTTATTTCAAATTACAATTCCATTTGGTTTTCTATTTCAATTGCCAGTTGTTACTTTGTTTTTAACAAGGCTTGGCATCATTACACCGATGTTTTTGGCGAAAATTCGCCGGTATGCTTACTTTTCATTGCTTGTCATTGCCGCGTTGATTACGCCGCCGGATATTATGTCTCACTTGATGGTAACTGTACCTTTACTCATTCTTTATGAGATTAGTATTTGGATTTCGAAAATTGGTTATAAGAAGGCCATAGCTGCAGAGATTGAAGTGGAGAATTTAGAACATGAATAA
- the rimI gene encoding ribosomal protein S18-alanine N-acetyltransferase has protein sequence MVDIAVREMTLDDVEQVYEIEKSSFTVPWTKESFYKEIDNNLFALYHVAESEGQLVGYCGMWLVLDESQITNIAILPSYRGHGFGEKLLVHVMKAAKEKGAAVMTLEARVSNTTAQNLYKKLGFQPGGIRKNYYSDNQEDALVMWVRL, from the coding sequence ATGGTTGATATAGCTGTTCGTGAGATGACACTTGATGATGTCGAACAAGTATATGAAATTGAGAAGAGCAGTTTTACCGTTCCTTGGACAAAGGAATCCTTTTATAAGGAAATCGATAATAATTTGTTTGCCTTGTATCATGTGGCGGAATCAGAGGGACAACTAGTAGGTTATTGTGGCATGTGGCTTGTATTAGATGAATCGCAAATTACGAATATTGCGATTTTACCGTCTTATAGAGGACATGGTTTTGGTGAAAAACTTCTTGTGCATGTGATGAAAGCAGCTAAAGAAAAAGGGGCTGCAGTGATGACATTAGAAGCGAGGGTGAGTAATACAACCGCTCAAAATTTATATAAAAAGCTTGGTTTTCAGCCGGGTGGGATTCGCAAAAATTATTATTCCGATAATCAGGAAGATGCATTAGTAATGTGGGTGAGGTTATGA
- a CDS encoding redox-sensing transcriptional repressor Rex, with translation MNQDSMRIPQATAKRLPLYYRFIQNLHSSGKQRVSSAELSEAVKVDSATIRRDFSYFGALGKKGYGYNVSYLLSFFRKTLDQDEVTNVALIGVGNLGTAFLNYNFMKNNNTKIQMAFDVDQDKVGTIIGDVPIYHLDDLEEKLKKASVQVAILTVPSQAAQSITDRLADSEIKGLLNFTPARLTVPASIRVHHIDLAVELQSLVYFLKNYPEVAEEKSQ, from the coding sequence ATGAATCAAGATTCAATGAGAATTCCGCAGGCAACAGCGAAGCGTCTGCCATTGTATTACCGTTTTATTCAAAACTTACATTCTTCTGGGAAGCAAAGAGTCTCTTCGGCAGAGCTAAGTGAGGCTGTTAAAGTGGATTCAGCAACGATTCGCCGAGATTTTTCTTATTTCGGGGCGCTTGGCAAAAAAGGATATGGCTATAATGTGAGCTATTTGCTTTCTTTCTTTCGAAAAACATTAGACCAAGATGAAGTGACAAATGTAGCATTAATCGGTGTGGGGAATTTAGGGACTGCTTTTTTGAATTATAATTTCATGAAAAATAATAATACGAAAATCCAAATGGCTTTCGATGTAGATCAAGATAAAGTGGGCACTATTATAGGAGATGTCCCCATTTATCATTTAGATGATTTAGAGGAAAAGCTGAAGAAAGCATCGGTGCAGGTGGCTATTTTGACAGTTCCATCTCAGGCTGCTCAAAGCATTACTGATCGGCTAGCTGATTCTGAAATTAAAGGACTATTAAATTTTACACCGGCTCGGCTAACTGTCCCAGCGTCGATTCGGGTGCACCACATTGACCTCGCTGTAGAGTTGCAGTCATTAGTCTATTTTTTGAAGAACTATCCAGAAGTAGCAGAAGAAAAGTCGCAATAG
- a CDS encoding CPBP family intramembrane glutamic endopeptidase, which translates to MKKKYGFVLIVYLIMQLSGLIGVPLMYKMGVALGIEPTRVKEMVPGYWLLISFSVTLVIVLLILRDSPKNRLERTAPMSAGESTFWAIAGVFLAFLAQRIAISIEMILGVEMGSENTETIVNIIEFVPVTMISVAILGPILEEIVFRKIIFGSLHEKFSFSISALISSVIFAAVHGEPEHILLYSAMGFTFAYLYMKTKRLIVPIFAHVAMNSTVVLVQYFLKDEIERMIKEAEQLQSVIAWLS; encoded by the coding sequence TTGAAAAAAAAATATGGCTTTGTTCTTATTGTATATTTAATCATGCAGTTATCAGGCCTTATTGGTGTACCGCTTATGTATAAAATGGGGGTAGCCTTAGGCATAGAACCGACCCGAGTGAAAGAAATGGTTCCAGGTTACTGGCTTCTCATAAGCTTTTCCGTTACGCTGGTGATTGTCCTTCTCATTTTACGCGATTCACCCAAAAACCGCTTGGAACGAACAGCGCCGATGTCTGCTGGAGAGTCCACGTTTTGGGCGATCGCTGGGGTATTCCTTGCATTTCTGGCACAAAGAATCGCCATTTCCATCGAAATGATCCTTGGTGTTGAAATGGGATCTGAAAACACGGAAACGATTGTCAACATCATCGAGTTTGTCCCAGTCACAATGATATCAGTCGCCATACTCGGTCCAATATTAGAAGAAATCGTGTTTCGTAAAATTATCTTTGGCAGCTTACATGAAAAGTTTTCTTTCAGCATCTCTGCGCTGATTAGCTCCGTTATTTTTGCTGCTGTTCACGGGGAGCCAGAGCATATCCTATTATACTCAGCCATGGGCTTTACATTCGCTTATCTATATATGAAAACAAAAAGACTGATTGTACCTATTTTTGCCCATGTGGCCATGAATTCGACCGTTGTACTGGTGCAATACTTTTTGAAAGATGAAATTGAAAGAATGATAAAAGAAGCAGAGCAGCTACAAAGCGTTATTGCTTGGCTTTCATAG
- the groL gene encoding chaperonin GroEL (60 kDa chaperone family; promotes refolding of misfolded polypeptides especially under stressful conditions; forms two stacked rings of heptamers to form a barrel-shaped 14mer; ends can be capped by GroES; misfolded proteins enter the barrel where they are refolded when GroES binds): MAKEIKFSEEARRAMLSGVDQLANAVKVTLGPKGRNVVLEKKFGSPLITNDGVTIAKEIELEDAFENMGAKLVAEVASKTNDVAGDGTTTATVLAQAMIREGLKNVTAGANPVGVRKGMDKAVQAAVEALKEISKPIEGKESIAQVAAISSADEEVGQLIAEAMERVGNDGVITIEESKGFTTELDVVEGMQFDRGYASPYMITDSDKMEAVLDNPYILITDKKITSIQEVLPVLEQVVQQSKPLLLISEDVEGEALATLVVNKLRGTFNAVAVKAPGFGDRRKAMLEDIAVLTGGEVITEDLGLDLKSANITQLGRAAKVVVSKENTTIVEGAGDAAQIEARVNQIRVQLEETTSEFDREKLQERLAKLAGGVAVIKVGAATETELKERKLRIEDALNATRAAVEEGIVSGGGTALVNVYNKVAAIEAEGDVATGVNIVLRALEEPIRQIALNAGLEGSVVVDRLKREEIGIGFNAATGEWVNMIETGIVDPTKVTRYALQNAASVAAMFLTTEAVVADKPEENAGGMGMPDMGMGGMGGMM, from the coding sequence ATGGCAAAAGAAATTAAATTTAGCGAAGAAGCTCGCCGTGCAATGCTTAGCGGGGTAGACCAATTAGCAAACGCTGTAAAAGTAACTCTTGGACCAAAAGGACGCAACGTGGTACTTGAGAAAAAATTCGGTTCACCTTTAATCACAAATGATGGTGTAACGATTGCAAAAGAAATCGAGCTTGAAGATGCATTCGAAAACATGGGTGCGAAGCTTGTAGCAGAAGTAGCAAGCAAAACGAATGATGTAGCGGGTGACGGTACAACAACGGCAACAGTACTTGCACAAGCAATGATCCGTGAAGGCCTAAAAAACGTAACGGCTGGAGCAAACCCAGTAGGCGTTCGTAAAGGCATGGACAAAGCAGTTCAAGCAGCTGTTGAAGCGTTAAAAGAAATCTCTAAACCAATCGAAGGCAAAGAATCAATTGCTCAAGTAGCGGCAATCTCTTCTGCTGACGAAGAAGTTGGTCAATTAATCGCTGAAGCAATGGAGCGCGTAGGTAACGACGGCGTTATCACAATTGAAGAATCTAAAGGCTTCACAACAGAGCTAGACGTTGTAGAAGGTATGCAATTCGACCGCGGATATGCATCTCCTTACATGATCACTGACTCTGACAAGATGGAAGCGGTTCTTGACAACCCATACATCTTAATCACAGACAAGAAAATCACAAGCATTCAGGAAGTTCTTCCTGTACTAGAGCAAGTGGTTCAACAATCTAAACCACTTCTATTAATCTCTGAAGATGTAGAAGGTGAAGCATTAGCTACATTAGTAGTGAACAAGCTTCGCGGTACATTCAATGCAGTAGCAGTAAAAGCTCCTGGATTCGGTGACCGTCGTAAAGCAATGCTTGAAGATATCGCTGTATTAACTGGCGGTGAAGTAATCACTGAAGATTTAGGACTTGATCTTAAATCAGCAAATATCACTCAATTAGGACGCGCAGCGAAAGTGGTTGTTTCTAAAGAAAACACAACAATCGTTGAAGGTGCTGGCGATGCGGCTCAAATCGAAGCACGCGTAAACCAAATCCGCGTTCAACTTGAAGAAACAACTTCTGAATTTGACCGTGAAAAATTACAAGAGCGCTTAGCGAAATTAGCTGGCGGCGTAGCTGTCATCAAAGTTGGTGCTGCTACTGAAACAGAACTTAAAGAACGCAAACTTCGCATTGAAGATGCGTTGAACGCAACTCGTGCAGCCGTTGAAGAAGGAATCGTATCCGGTGGTGGTACTGCACTAGTAAACGTATATAACAAAGTAGCTGCTATCGAAGCAGAAGGCGACGTAGCAACTGGTGTCAACATCGTTCTTCGCGCATTAGAAGAACCAATTCGCCAAATCGCTCTAAACGCTGGTCTTGAAGGCTCTGTCGTAGTTGACCGCCTAAAACGCGAAGAAATCGGCATCGGCTTCAACGCAGCAACTGGCGAGTGGGTGAACATGATCGAAACAGGTATCGTAGACCCAACGAAAGTAACTCGTTACGCTCTACAAAACGCAGCATCCGTAGCAGCTATGTTCTTAACAACAGAAGCTGTAGTTGCTGACAAGCCAGAAGAAAACGCTGGTGGCATGGGCATGCCTGACATGGGCATGGGCGGAATGGGTGGAATGATGTAA
- a CDS encoding YdiK family protein yields MRRSPLTAGIFYLFLGVLFTYWAIENVNSNGFDFFTYVLILLATMDIGSGIRLVFMHFRLKKSAKK; encoded by the coding sequence ATGAGACGATCACCATTAACTGCCGGGATCTTTTATTTATTTCTCGGCGTTTTATTTACTTACTGGGCGATTGAAAATGTCAATTCTAACGGTTTTGACTTTTTCACTTATGTATTAATTCTACTGGCAACAATGGATATCGGTTCAGGTATTCGTCTAGTGTTTATGCATTTCCGACTAAAGAAAAGTGCAAAAAAATAA
- a CDS encoding twin-arginine translocase TatA/TatE family subunit has protein sequence MPIGIGSMILIAVAALLIFGPKKLPELGRAAGDTLKEFKNATKGLGDDEDNPADKKDPQ, from the coding sequence ATGCCAATAGGTATAGGTAGTATGATATTAATCGCCGTTGCAGCATTATTGATTTTTGGACCGAAGAAGCTTCCTGAACTTGGACGGGCAGCTGGAGATACATTAAAAGAATTTAAAAATGCGACAAAAGGGCTGGGAGACGATGAAGATAATCCAGCGGATAAAAAAGATCCCCAGTAA
- the groES gene encoding co-chaperone GroES — translation MLKPLGDRVVIELLESEEKTASGIVLPDSAKEKPQEGKIVAVGTGRVLENGERVALEVAVGDRIIFSKYAGTEVKYQGSEYLILRDSDILAVIGE, via the coding sequence TTGTTAAAACCACTAGGTGATCGCGTTGTTATTGAGCTATTAGAATCAGAAGAAAAAACGGCTAGCGGAATTGTATTACCAGATTCAGCAAAGGAAAAGCCGCAAGAAGGCAAAATCGTAGCGGTTGGTACAGGTCGTGTTCTTGAGAACGGTGAGCGTGTAGCTCTAGAGGTAGCTGTTGGAGATCGCATTATCTTCTCTAAATATGCCGGTACAGAAGTGAAATACCAAGGATCAGAATATTTAATCCTTCGCGATAGCGACATTCTTGCTGTCATCGGAGAATAA
- a CDS encoding ABC-F family ATP-binding cassette domain-containing protein yields the protein MILLQVQQLSKYFGAELILSNIKLEVQTKDRIALVGRNGAGKSTLLKIIAGHLSYDSGEIMKPKDVTIGYLAQNTGLESELSIWEEMLSVFAHLQEMEQTIRHLEAQMSNPQVYENEALYNKVMSEYDVLQNKFKELGGYQFEADIRSILHGLNFHDFDYSTKISTLSGGQKTRLALGKLLLTKPDILILDEPTNHLDIQTLSWLEQYLQNYSGAILIVSHDRYFLDKVVTQVYEVSRHKIKKFHGNYSKYLIQKAEQYEKEMKMFEKQQEQVAKLEDFIQRNIARASTTKRAQSRRKQLQRMELMNRPDGDEKSANFLFTIEKQSGNEVLKVNDLSIGYQGKAVANHLTTLVPREDSIALVGPNGAGKSTLLKTIVNKLPLLAGTFTLGTNVSIGYYDQEQAELTSNKTVLNELWDDYPSTQEKDIRTALGNFLFSGDDVLKPVSTLSGGEKARLALAKLMMQKANFLILDEPTNHLDLDSKEVLENALIDYPGTILFVSHDRYFINRLASKVIELSQEGLTEYLGDYDYYVAKKLEQEELATIEEAAVSAKADTTSSEASTYYVDKEQKKLERQKRRRIEEIEQQIERIEADIAQAEELLCQPEVFQDHERSFELNEKLENNRSEVEKLMEEWELLQD from the coding sequence ATGATTTTGTTACAAGTTCAACAGCTGTCGAAGTATTTCGGTGCTGAACTTATACTATCGAATATAAAATTAGAGGTACAAACGAAGGATCGGATTGCCCTTGTTGGTCGAAACGGTGCAGGGAAGTCGACTCTTTTAAAAATAATTGCTGGTCACCTTTCGTATGATTCTGGGGAGATTATGAAACCAAAGGATGTGACGATCGGTTATTTAGCGCAAAATACTGGATTAGAATCTGAGCTATCCATTTGGGAAGAAATGCTCTCTGTATTTGCTCATTTGCAAGAGATGGAACAAACGATTCGTCATCTCGAAGCGCAAATGTCGAATCCTCAAGTATATGAAAATGAAGCACTTTACAATAAAGTCATGAGTGAATACGATGTGTTACAAAATAAATTTAAAGAGCTAGGCGGCTATCAATTTGAAGCAGATATCCGTTCCATTTTGCACGGGTTAAACTTTCACGACTTTGATTACTCAACGAAAATATCCACACTAAGTGGTGGACAAAAAACACGACTGGCTTTAGGGAAGCTGCTTTTAACGAAGCCTGATATTTTAATACTAGATGAACCGACAAACCATTTAGACATTCAAACGCTCTCTTGGCTCGAACAATATTTACAAAACTACAGCGGTGCTATTTTAATTGTCTCTCATGACCGTTACTTCCTCGACAAAGTGGTCACCCAAGTGTATGAAGTATCCCGTCATAAAATTAAAAAGTTTCACGGGAACTACAGTAAATATTTAATTCAAAAAGCCGAACAGTACGAAAAAGAAATGAAAATGTTTGAAAAGCAGCAAGAACAAGTCGCAAAGCTGGAGGATTTTATTCAACGCAATATCGCGCGTGCATCTACCACTAAACGAGCACAAAGCCGCCGAAAGCAGCTACAGCGGATGGAATTAATGAACCGCCCGGATGGAGATGAGAAATCCGCCAACTTTTTGTTTACAATTGAGAAGCAAAGTGGGAATGAAGTGTTAAAAGTCAATGATTTATCCATTGGCTATCAAGGGAAAGCTGTCGCTAACCACTTAACTACACTCGTTCCAAGAGAAGACAGCATCGCACTCGTTGGACCAAATGGAGCTGGGAAATCAACCCTCTTGAAAACAATCGTCAATAAACTGCCTTTACTAGCTGGTACCTTTACGCTTGGAACAAATGTCTCAATCGGCTATTACGACCAAGAACAAGCGGAATTAACATCTAATAAAACGGTATTAAACGAATTATGGGATGATTATCCAAGCACTCAGGAAAAAGATATCCGCACAGCACTTGGTAACTTTCTTTTTTCAGGTGACGATGTATTAAAGCCCGTTTCTACCTTGAGCGGTGGTGAAAAAGCTCGCCTCGCTCTCGCTAAATTAATGATGCAAAAGGCCAATTTCCTTATTCTCGACGAGCCAACGAACCATCTTGATTTAGATAGCAAGGAAGTGCTAGAAAACGCACTGATCGACTATCCAGGAACGATTTTATTTGTATCCCATGACCGCTATTTTATCAATCGACTTGCCTCAAAAGTGATCGAGCTTTCTCAAGAAGGTCTAACCGAGTACCTTGGAGATTATGATTATTACGTGGCTAAGAAACTAGAACAAGAGGAATTGGCTACAATAGAAGAAGCCGCTGTTTCTGCAAAAGCAGATACAACCTCAAGTGAAGCTTCTACTTATTATGTCGATAAAGAACAGAAGAAGCTAGAACGCCAAAAGCGGCGACGCATCGAAGAAATTGAACAACAAATTGAAAGAATCGAAGCGGACATCGCACAAGCCGAAGAACTATTATGTCAGCCTGAAGTATTTCAGGATCATGAACGATCGTTCGAGCTAAATGAAAAGCTTGAGAATAATAGATCTGAAGTGGAGAAGTTAATGGAAGAGTGGGAGCTTCTTCAGGATTAA
- the tsaB gene encoding tRNA (adenosine(37)-N6)-threonylcarbamoyltransferase complex dimerization subunit type 1 TsaB, translating to MKVLAIDTSTYTLGVALLDGEQLIGEYITDLKKNHSLRAMPAIDALLKECEVQPSELDKIVVAKGPGSYTGVRIGVTIAKTLAWSLQIPLSGVSSLATVAASARYFPAYISPIFDARRGRVYTGLYRFENGELITVKEDQNLLLEDWCKELKELDHSVLFTGKDVLLHKETIIEVLGEKAIIGEASVHSPRPSDLGRLGLTAPAEDLHSFVPNYIRLAEAEAKWIEAQQGVEGRHG from the coding sequence ATGAAAGTATTAGCGATTGATACATCTACATATACACTTGGAGTAGCCCTGTTAGATGGGGAGCAGTTAATAGGGGAATATATTACGGATTTAAAGAAAAATCATTCATTGCGGGCGATGCCAGCCATTGATGCATTGTTAAAAGAATGTGAGGTACAGCCATCCGAGCTTGATAAGATTGTTGTTGCGAAAGGACCAGGTTCTTATACAGGTGTTCGTATTGGGGTAACGATTGCTAAGACGTTAGCTTGGTCTTTACAGATTCCATTATCAGGCGTATCTAGTCTTGCGACGGTTGCCGCTTCCGCGAGATATTTTCCAGCTTATATTAGTCCTATTTTTGATGCAAGAAGAGGTCGAGTCTATACTGGGTTGTACCGATTCGAGAATGGAGAGTTGATCACTGTGAAAGAAGATCAAAATCTATTGCTTGAAGATTGGTGTAAGGAATTGAAGGAGTTAGATCATTCTGTTTTATTTACAGGCAAGGATGTTCTTCTTCATAAAGAAACGATTATAGAAGTGTTAGGTGAAAAAGCGATCATTGGAGAAGCGAGTGTACATTCACCACGACCGTCTGACTTAGGCCGACTTGGTTTAACTGCACCAGCTGAAGATTTGCACTCGTTTGTGCCAAACTATATTCGCCTCGCTGAAGCGGAAGCAAAGTGGATAGAGGCGCAACAAGGAGTAGAAGGCCGTCATGGTTGA